In Nocardia sp. NBC_00403, one DNA window encodes the following:
- a CDS encoding sulfate/molybdate ABC transporter ATP-binding protein — translation MITVNNAKKNYGSFAALDDVSIDIPSGELTALLGPSGSGKSTLLRSIAGLESLDSGVVVIAGRDVTRVAPQKRDIGFVFQHYAAFKHMTVRDNVAFGLKIRKRPKGEIAKRVDELLGIVGLDGFQHRYPAQLSGGQRQRMALARALAVDPQVLLLDEPFGALDAKVRADLRTWLRRLHEEVHVTTVLVTHDQEEALDVADRIAVMNKGRIEQVGTPEDVYDRPANEFVMSFLGAVARLNGHLVRPHDIRVGRDASMALAAHEGTAESAGVTRATVERIVHLGFEVRVELRNAATGDLFAAQVTRGDAEALHLNEGETVFARATRIPELPAG, via the coding sequence ATGATTACCGTGAACAACGCGAAGAAGAACTACGGTTCGTTCGCCGCTCTCGACGATGTCTCCATCGACATCCCCTCCGGAGAGCTGACCGCGCTGCTCGGACCGTCGGGTTCGGGCAAGTCGACGCTGCTCCGATCGATCGCCGGGCTGGAGTCGCTCGACTCCGGCGTCGTCGTGATCGCGGGGCGCGATGTCACGAGGGTGGCGCCGCAGAAGCGTGACATCGGTTTCGTGTTTCAGCATTACGCCGCGTTCAAACATATGACGGTGCGCGACAACGTGGCGTTCGGGCTGAAGATCCGCAAGCGCCCGAAGGGCGAAATCGCCAAGCGGGTCGACGAACTGCTCGGCATCGTCGGCCTCGACGGCTTCCAGCATCGCTACCCTGCACAGCTGTCGGGCGGTCAGCGTCAGCGCATGGCGCTGGCGCGCGCGCTGGCCGTCGACCCGCAGGTGCTGCTGCTCGACGAGCCGTTCGGCGCATTGGACGCCAAGGTTCGCGCGGACCTGCGCACCTGGTTGCGCCGGCTGCACGAAGAGGTCCACGTGACCACCGTGCTCGTCACCCACGATCAGGAGGAGGCGCTCGACGTCGCCGACCGGATCGCGGTGATGAACAAGGGCCGCATCGAGCAGGTCGGTACTCCGGAGGACGTGTACGACCGTCCCGCCAACGAGTTCGTGATGTCGTTCCTCGGTGCGGTGGCTCGGCTCAACGGACACCTGGTGCGTCCGCACGACATTCGGGTCGGCCGCGACGCGAGCATGGCGCTGGCCGCGCACGAGGGCACCGCGGAATCGGCGGGTGTCACCCGGGCGACCGTGGAACGCATCGTGCATCTGGGCTTCGAAGTGCGTGTCGAGCTGCGCAACGCCGCCACCGGCGATCTGTTCGCGGCTCAGGTGACCCGCGGTGATGCCGAGGCGTTGCACCTGAACGAGGGGGAGACGGTCTTCGCCCGTGCCACCCGTATTCCGGAGTTGCCCGCCGGATAA
- a CDS encoding M48 family metallopeptidase, with product MTTSPDRVHTRLPGISTRAWEHPADRTALVTLRSLSGFDVVLRALSGLLQERQHRLLYLATAVRVDERQFRSLHQLREDCVEILDARTTPEMFVLQSPEVNAFTIGMDTPFIVLTTGLIDLMDTEELRFIVGHELGHALSGHAVYRTMLMHLLRLSASIGWMPVGGWALRAIVAALMEWSRKSELSGDRAGLLCGQDVEASVRVHMKTAGGTWIKEMNHGAFLAQADDYERSGDLRDGVLKLLNLELQSHPFSVLRAAELRRWIQSGEYNRILAGEYPRREHDKNTRISDEMKEAARTYRQNFDQSEDPLIRTVRNLGKDVGSAVSTVGHEVGETVSKIGRRFNDWRTGERDNQPPTD from the coding sequence ATGACTACCAGCCCGGATCGTGTCCACACCCGGTTGCCGGGCATCAGCACGCGCGCCTGGGAACATCCGGCCGACCGCACCGCCCTGGTGACACTGCGCTCGCTGTCCGGATTCGACGTGGTGCTGCGCGCGCTGTCGGGGTTGTTGCAGGAACGCCAGCACCGGCTGCTGTATCTGGCGACCGCCGTCCGGGTCGACGAGCGCCAGTTCCGTTCACTGCACCAGTTGCGCGAGGACTGCGTCGAGATCCTCGACGCGCGCACGACGCCCGAGATGTTCGTCTTGCAGAGCCCGGAGGTCAACGCCTTCACCATCGGCATGGACACCCCGTTCATCGTGCTGACCACCGGACTCATCGACCTGATGGACACCGAAGAGTTGCGTTTCATCGTCGGCCACGAACTCGGCCACGCCCTGTCCGGCCACGCCGTCTACCGCACCATGCTCATGCACCTGTTGCGGCTGTCGGCCAGCATCGGCTGGATGCCGGTGGGCGGCTGGGCATTACGCGCCATCGTGGCCGCGCTGATGGAGTGGAGTCGCAAATCCGAGCTGTCCGGCGACCGGGCCGGACTCCTGTGCGGTCAGGACGTCGAAGCCTCGGTACGAGTGCACATGAAGACCGCGGGCGGCACCTGGATCAAGGAAATGAACCACGGCGCATTCCTGGCTCAAGCCGACGACTACGAACGCTCCGGCGACCTGCGCGACGGCGTCCTGAAACTGCTCAACCTGGAGCTGCAAAGCCACCCGTTCTCGGTGCTCCGCGCCGCCGAACTGCGCCGCTGGATCCAATCCGGCGAATACAACCGCATCCTGGCAGGCGAATACCCACGCCGCGAGCACGACAAGAACACCAGAATCAGTGACGAAATGAAAGAAGCCGCCCGCACCTACCGACAGAACTTCGACCAGTCCGAGGACCCACTGATCCGCACCGTCCGCAACCTCGGCAAGGACGTAGGTTCCGCCGTGAGCACAGTAGGCCACGAGGTCGGCGAAACGGTGTCCAAGATCGGCAGACGATTCAACGATTGGCGCACCGGCGAACGCGACAACCAACCACCGACAGACTAA
- a CDS encoding glycoside hydrolase family 15 protein: MTVSTHHATYPPIDDYAFLSDCETTCLIASNGAVEWMCVPRPDSPSIFGSMLDRSAGHFRIGPYGVNVPAARRYLPGGMILETTWQTETGWIIVRDALVLGPWHNNDQRSKTHRRTPMDWDAEHILLRTVKCVNGTVELEMSCEPAFDYHRSTVNWQYTGKVYEEATAVRTVDPGAGPTLVLTTDLRLGLEGREARARTRMKEGDEIFVALTWSELPAPRTFEDAAQKMWATTECWRQWITLGKFPDHPWRNYLQRSALTLKGLTYAPTGALMAAATTSLPETPGGQRNWDYRYSWVRDSSFALWGLYTLGLDREADDFFAFLNDATTGENGEPVPLQVLYGIGGEREITESTLDHLSGYDGARPVRIGNGAYNQDQHDIWGTMLDAVYLHVKSRQQVPETLWPLLERQVHAAIMHWQEPDRGIWEVRGEPQHFTSSKVMCWVALDRGAKLAELHGQFEHATEWYTIAEQIKADVLANGVTANGVFTQTYGGDTLDASLLLVVLTRFLPPTDHRVRATVLSIADRLTENGLVLRYRTETTDDGLSGEEGTFTICSFWLVSALVEIGELQRARHLCERLLGYASPLRLYAEEIDSRSGRHLGNYPQAFTHLALINAVMHVIRAEESRHTGGFQPAHTPASHPG, encoded by the coding sequence ATGACGGTGTCAACGCACCACGCCACCTATCCGCCGATCGACGACTATGCGTTCCTGTCGGACTGCGAGACCACCTGCTTGATCGCGAGCAATGGCGCAGTCGAGTGGATGTGTGTGCCGCGCCCGGATTCACCGAGCATTTTCGGCTCCATGCTCGATCGCAGTGCCGGGCATTTCCGGATCGGTCCGTACGGCGTCAATGTGCCTGCCGCGCGCAGGTATCTGCCCGGCGGGATGATCCTGGAAACCACCTGGCAGACCGAGACCGGCTGGATCATCGTGCGCGACGCCCTGGTACTCGGGCCGTGGCACAACAACGATCAGCGCAGCAAGACCCATCGCCGTACCCCGATGGACTGGGATGCCGAGCACATCCTGCTGCGCACAGTGAAGTGTGTGAACGGCACGGTGGAGCTCGAGATGAGCTGCGAACCGGCCTTCGACTACCACCGTTCGACGGTGAACTGGCAGTACACAGGCAAGGTCTACGAGGAAGCCACCGCGGTGCGCACCGTCGACCCGGGCGCGGGTCCGACGCTGGTGCTGACCACCGATCTACGGCTGGGGCTGGAAGGCCGTGAGGCGCGCGCCAGGACCAGGATGAAGGAGGGCGACGAGATATTCGTCGCACTGACCTGGTCGGAGTTGCCTGCGCCACGCACCTTCGAGGACGCGGCCCAGAAGATGTGGGCGACGACCGAATGCTGGCGGCAGTGGATCACCCTCGGCAAGTTCCCGGACCATCCGTGGCGCAACTACCTGCAGCGCAGCGCGCTGACCTTGAAGGGCCTCACCTACGCACCGACCGGCGCGCTGATGGCCGCCGCCACCACCTCGCTGCCCGAAACGCCTGGCGGCCAACGCAACTGGGACTACCGCTACAGCTGGGTGCGCGACTCCAGCTTCGCGCTGTGGGGCCTCTACACCCTCGGCCTCGACCGCGAGGCCGACGACTTCTTCGCCTTCCTCAACGACGCCACCACCGGCGAAAACGGCGAACCCGTTCCACTGCAGGTGCTTTACGGCATCGGAGGCGAACGGGAGATCACCGAATCCACCCTCGACCATCTGTCCGGCTACGACGGGGCCCGACCGGTTCGCATCGGCAACGGTGCGTACAACCAAGACCAGCACGACATCTGGGGCACCATGCTCGACGCCGTGTACTTGCATGTGAAGTCGCGCCAGCAGGTACCGGAGACGCTGTGGCCGCTGCTGGAACGCCAGGTGCACGCGGCCATCATGCACTGGCAGGAGCCCGACCGGGGTATCTGGGAAGTACGTGGCGAGCCACAGCATTTCACCTCGTCGAAGGTGATGTGCTGGGTGGCGCTGGATCGCGGCGCGAAACTGGCCGAACTGCACGGCCAGTTCGAGCACGCCACCGAGTGGTACACCATCGCCGAGCAGATCAAGGCCGACGTGCTGGCCAACGGCGTGACCGCCAACGGAGTGTTCACCCAGACCTACGGCGGCGACACCTTGGACGCTTCACTGCTGCTGGTGGTGCTGACGCGGTTCCTGCCGCCCACCGACCATCGGGTGCGCGCCACCGTGCTCTCGATCGCCGACCGGCTCACCGAGAACGGCCTGGTGCTGCGCTACCGGACCGAAACCACCGACGACGGGCTCAGCGGCGAGGAGGGCACCTTCACCATCTGCTCGTTCTGGCTGGTGTCGGCGCTGGTGGAGATCGGTGAGTTACAGCGAGCCAGGCACCTGTGCGAGCGACTGCTCGGCTACGCGAGCCCGCTACGGCTCTACGCGGAGGAGATCGATTCGCGCAGCGGCCGCCACCTGGGCAACTACCCGCAGGCATTCACCCATCTGGCGCTGATCAACGCGGTCATGCATGTGATCCGCGCCGAAGAATCACGCCACACCGGCGGCTTCCAACCCGCCCACACCCCCGCCAGCCACCCCGGCTGA
- a CDS encoding dynamin family protein translates to MSAAAGLEAVTVKHPDAMAPLIRILDELREMTRSAGREDLGGRLNMVRARVSDPRVRLVVVGDSKNGMSTLVNSLVGAQVSATDSALSVPVIAEYAPEASATLVKSVGNGRIERQAVDPLDPVPALNAEGVIRAEFTEPSPLLADGVVVMDAPGTNGEDHTTWSMIAAADAVLYVGAANAELTAHQIAHLQRIQQVCPTVICVLNKIDLYPQWAHVQQRNRELLDAAGLGFAVAPVSAQLHREAGNYQRDIESGVPQLIDHLRDYVVARADTVAIDAAVQDIRLVTDHLAMTLRTEAETLRDPRKRAEITERLVIARDQADQLRQRSANWQVTLVDGSTELMADIEHDLRHRLRSLVRDAEAEIAETDPARRWKEFGTDLDARICEAVEENFVMAHYRAVELCEQVAARFPADNRAPSLPDLRLTNPGEVLGPVAPLESLVSAKAGVFTQLLTAMRGSYGGLLMVGLLTSLLKMPLVNWYSAAAAVLLGVNALWDDRKARKQRRQAEAKVAVARLMDDVVFQVGKESRNRLRAMQRTLRDHFTDIATDVLRAADEALRTAEEASGKYGDRREQRIADLDLQLGKLRGLRSIADDLAPA, encoded by the coding sequence TTGTCTGCCGCAGCCGGGCTGGAGGCCGTGACGGTGAAACACCCGGACGCGATGGCGCCACTCATCCGGATTCTCGACGAACTGCGGGAGATGACCAGATCCGCCGGTCGCGAAGATCTCGGTGGGCGCCTCAATATGGTGCGGGCCAGGGTCAGCGATCCCCGGGTTCGGCTCGTGGTGGTCGGTGATTCCAAGAACGGCATGAGCACCCTGGTCAACAGCCTGGTCGGGGCGCAGGTCAGCGCAACCGACAGTGCGCTGAGCGTTCCGGTGATCGCGGAGTACGCGCCGGAAGCCTCTGCGACCCTGGTGAAGTCGGTCGGCAATGGTCGCATCGAACGCCAGGCGGTCGATCCGCTCGACCCGGTCCCCGCGCTCAACGCCGAGGGCGTGATCCGCGCCGAATTCACCGAGCCGAGCCCGTTGCTCGCCGACGGTGTGGTGGTGATGGATGCCCCCGGCACCAATGGTGAGGACCACACCACCTGGTCGATGATCGCCGCCGCCGACGCCGTGCTCTACGTCGGCGCGGCGAACGCCGAACTCACTGCGCATCAGATCGCCCATTTGCAGCGCATCCAGCAGGTGTGCCCGACGGTGATCTGCGTGCTCAACAAGATCGACCTGTACCCGCAGTGGGCGCACGTTCAGCAGCGCAACCGGGAGCTGCTCGACGCGGCGGGGCTCGGCTTCGCGGTCGCGCCGGTGTCCGCGCAGCTGCATCGCGAGGCGGGTAATTATCAGCGCGACATCGAGTCCGGCGTCCCGCAGCTCATCGATCACCTGCGCGACTACGTCGTGGCGCGGGCCGACACCGTCGCGATCGACGCTGCGGTGCAGGACATCCGCCTGGTCACCGATCACCTGGCCATGACGCTGCGGACCGAGGCGGAAACACTGCGTGATCCGCGCAAGCGTGCCGAGATCACCGAACGGCTGGTCATCGCCCGCGACCAGGCCGACCAGCTGCGGCAGCGCTCGGCGAACTGGCAGGTCACCCTGGTCGACGGCAGCACCGAACTGATGGCCGACATCGAGCACGACCTGCGGCATCGCCTGCGCAGCCTGGTCCGGGACGCCGAGGCCGAGATCGCCGAGACCGATCCGGCCCGCCGGTGGAAAGAGTTCGGCACCGATCTCGACGCACGCATCTGCGAGGCCGTCGAAGAGAATTTTGTGATGGCGCACTACCGGGCAGTCGAGCTGTGCGAGCAGGTCGCCGCGCGGTTCCCCGCCGACAATCGCGCCCCATCGCTGCCGGATCTACGGCTGACCAACCCCGGGGAAGTACTCGGGCCGGTCGCACCGCTGGAATCGCTGGTGAGCGCGAAAGCCGGCGTGTTCACCCAACTGCTGACCGCCATGCGCGGCTCCTACGGTGGTCTGCTCATGGTCGGCCTGCTCACCAGCCTGCTGAAAATGCCACTGGTGAACTGGTATTCGGCCGCGGCCGCCGTACTGCTCGGCGTCAACGCGCTGTGGGACGACCGCAAGGCCCGCAAGCAGCGCCGCCAAGCCGAGGCCAAGGTCGCGGTCGCCAGACTGATGGACGATGTGGTCTTCCAGGTCGGCAAGGAATCGCGAAACCGCTTGCGCGCCATGCAGCGCACCCTGCGTGACCACTTCACCGATATCGCCACCGACGTGCTGCGCGCGGCCGATGAGGCGTTGCGCACCGCCGAGGAAGCATCGGGAAAGTACGGCGACCGCAGAGAACAGCGGATCGCCGACCTCGACCTCCAACTGGGCAAGCTGCGCGGACTGCGCTCGATCGCAGACGATCTCGCCCCGGCCTAG
- the cysT gene encoding sulfate ABC transporter permease subunit CysT — MTAAAPGRFNWSWLRVTGSVGPLGIATAVLWLSIIVLLPLAALTVTSFDNGWSGFWDAVTAPAALDSLRITILVSVVVAVINVVMGTLVAWVLVRDEFPGKGVVNALIDLPFALPTIVASIVLLSLYGPQSPIDIHLNATQPGLIVALAFVTLPFVVRSVQPVLIEADREVEQAALSLGADNWTTFRRIVLPTLAPAVISGGGLAFARAIGEYGSVVLIGGAIPRKTEMASQYIQKQIEIDRPVNAAAVSVTLLAISFVALFVLRLLAERSARKEQAAR; from the coding sequence GTGACCGCCGCAGCGCCCGGGCGCTTCAACTGGTCGTGGCTGCGGGTCACCGGCTCGGTCGGTCCGCTCGGCATCGCCACCGCCGTGCTGTGGCTCAGCATCATCGTGCTGTTGCCGCTGGCCGCCCTTACCGTCACGTCCTTCGACAACGGCTGGTCCGGGTTCTGGGACGCCGTCACCGCACCCGCCGCGCTCGACTCGCTACGGATCACCATCCTGGTGTCGGTGGTGGTCGCGGTGATCAACGTCGTGATGGGCACGCTGGTCGCGTGGGTGCTCGTCCGCGACGAATTTCCCGGCAAAGGCGTCGTCAACGCACTCATCGACCTGCCTTTCGCATTGCCGACCATCGTGGCCAGCATCGTGTTGTTGTCGCTGTACGGGCCGCAGAGCCCGATCGACATCCACCTCAACGCCACCCAGCCCGGCCTGATCGTGGCATTGGCGTTCGTCACGCTGCCGTTCGTAGTGCGCTCGGTGCAGCCGGTGCTCATCGAGGCCGACCGCGAGGTGGAGCAGGCCGCACTGTCACTCGGCGCGGACAACTGGACCACTTTCCGACGGATTGTGCTGCCGACCCTGGCACCCGCCGTCATCAGCGGCGGCGGCCTCGCCTTCGCCCGTGCCATCGGCGAATACGGCTCGGTGGTGCTGATCGGTGGAGCCATTCCACGCAAGACGGAGATGGCCTCGCAGTACATCCAGAAGCAGATCGAGATCGACCGGCCGGTGAACGCGGCGGCGGTGTCGGTCACGCTGCTCGCCATCTCGTTCGTGGCGCTGTTCGTGCTGCGGCTGCTTGCCGAGCGCAGTGCGCGTAAAGAACAGGCCGCTCGATGA
- a CDS encoding response regulator transcription factor has product MTRQRILVVDDEVRVLASLQRGLELSDFEVITAGDGAAALTMVRTAAPDAMVLDVNMPNLDGAGVVTALRAMGNDIPICVLSARTAVTDRIACLERGADDYLTKPFDLGELVARLRALLRRRPPIAEQPADLCRVGRVDIDHAGHRVRSNGATVELTKREFEVLALLARNIGIVLGREQILSAVWGYDFTTDTNVVDVFVSYLRRKLEASGAPRVIHTVRGVGFVLREQP; this is encoded by the coding sequence ATGACCCGACAACGCATCTTGGTCGTGGACGACGAGGTTCGAGTTCTCGCGTCCCTGCAACGCGGGCTCGAACTCTCGGACTTCGAAGTGATCACCGCGGGCGACGGCGCGGCAGCGCTGACGATGGTCCGCACAGCCGCGCCCGACGCCATGGTGCTCGATGTGAACATGCCGAATCTCGATGGGGCGGGCGTGGTTACGGCGCTGCGCGCCATGGGCAACGACATCCCCATCTGCGTGCTCAGCGCCCGCACCGCGGTGACCGACCGCATCGCCTGTCTGGAACGTGGCGCCGACGACTACCTCACCAAGCCCTTCGATCTCGGTGAACTGGTCGCGCGGTTGCGCGCGCTGCTGCGCCGCAGACCACCGATCGCCGAACAGCCCGCCGATCTGTGCCGCGTCGGCCGGGTCGACATCGACCATGCCGGACACCGGGTGCGGTCGAACGGCGCGACGGTGGAGCTGACCAAACGTGAATTCGAGGTGCTCGCATTGCTCGCCAGAAACATCGGCATCGTGCTCGGCCGCGAGCAGATCTTGTCGGCGGTATGGGGTTACGACTTCACCACCGACACCAATGTGGTCGATGTATTCGTCTCCTATCTGCGCCGGAAGTTGGAGGCATCGGGTGCGCCGCGAGTGATCCACACTGTGCGCGGTGTCGGGT
- a CDS encoding Ms4533A family Cys-rich leader peptide: protein MSSSAVPLVRHELALIAVGNLDVADIHCR from the coding sequence GTGTCTTCGAGTGCCGTCCCGCTGGTCCGCCATGAATTGGCGTTGATCGCTGTCGGCAACCTCGATGTCGCCGATATTCACTGTCGTTGA
- the cysW gene encoding sulfate ABC transporter permease subunit CysW: MKLSPLTRISLRIIALGYLFILLVLPLIIILWRTFEKGVGAFIDSITTPAAISAFQLSIIIVAIVVPVNVIFGIVTALALVRGKFPGRTLVQGIVDLPFAVSPVVVGVALILLWGANGWFGGLEDLGFKVIFNLPGMVIATIFVTLPFVVREVEPVLHEIGDDQEQAAATLGASRWQTFWRITLPAIRWGLTYGVVLTVARALGEFGAVIMVSSALPGKSQTLTLLVHGRYINDHNTFGAYAAATLLMGIALVVLLLMTLLERKRGTK; encoded by the coding sequence ATGAAACTTTCTCCACTGACCCGCATTTCGTTGCGGATCATCGCACTGGGCTATCTGTTCATCCTGCTGGTGTTGCCGCTGATCATCATCCTGTGGCGCACCTTCGAGAAGGGCGTCGGCGCGTTCATCGACTCGATCACCACGCCCGCGGCGATCTCCGCTTTCCAGCTCTCGATCATCATCGTGGCGATCGTGGTGCCGGTGAATGTCATCTTCGGCATCGTCACCGCGCTCGCGCTGGTGCGCGGTAAGTTCCCCGGCCGCACGCTGGTTCAGGGCATCGTCGACCTGCCGTTCGCCGTCTCACCGGTCGTGGTCGGCGTCGCGCTGATCCTGCTGTGGGGCGCCAACGGCTGGTTCGGCGGTCTGGAGGACCTCGGCTTCAAGGTGATCTTCAATCTGCCGGGCATGGTGATCGCCACCATCTTCGTCACACTGCCGTTCGTGGTGCGTGAGGTGGAGCCGGTACTGCACGAGATCGGCGACGATCAAGAGCAAGCCGCGGCTACGCTCGGCGCATCCCGGTGGCAGACCTTCTGGCGCATCACGCTGCCCGCGATCCGCTGGGGCCTGACCTACGGCGTTGTACTCACCGTCGCTCGCGCGCTCGGCGAATTCGGTGCGGTGATCATGGTGTCCTCCGCGCTGCCCGGCAAGTCGCAGACGCTGACCCTGCTCGTGCACGGCCGATACATCAACGACCACAACACCTTCGGCGCATATGCCGCCGCCACCCTGCTGATGGGCATCGCGCTCGTCGTACTGCTGCTGATGACCCTCCTCGAACGTAAGCGGGGCACCAAGTGA
- a CDS encoding sulfate ABC transporter substrate-binding protein has protein sequence MSRKSWLSPRRRYAAAALTAIAAVALTACGGGASDTVGGSGSDGSGGTLNLFAYAVPKPGFDKVVPEFNKTEKGKNVQVNGSYGASGDQSRKVKDGAEADVVNFSVEPDITRLVDAGLVDASWNADATKGIPFGSVVAIVVRKGNPKGIKDWDDLLKPGVEVVTPNPFSSGSAKWNLLAPYAAKSDGGKNPQAGLDYLSQLISKEHVKVQPKSGREATETFLQGTGDVLLSYENEALFSERNGDPIEHVVPATTFKIENPVAVLKNSKNLEKATAFRDFLFTPEGQKAWASAGFRPVDPKVAAEYAKDFPTPQKLWTIADLGGWKTVDKELFTANTGSVAVIYDKATK, from the coding sequence ATGTCTCGCAAATCTTGGCTCTCGCCGCGTCGACGCTATGCCGCCGCCGCTCTCACAGCGATCGCGGCGGTTGCACTCACCGCGTGCGGCGGTGGAGCCAGTGACACCGTCGGAGGTAGTGGTTCCGACGGTAGCGGCGGCACCCTGAACCTCTTCGCCTACGCCGTGCCGAAGCCGGGCTTCGACAAGGTGGTCCCCGAGTTCAACAAGACCGAAAAGGGCAAGAACGTTCAGGTCAACGGGTCCTATGGTGCCTCGGGCGACCAGTCCCGCAAGGTCAAGGACGGCGCCGAGGCCGACGTCGTGAACTTCTCGGTGGAGCCCGACATCACCCGACTGGTCGACGCGGGTCTGGTCGACGCGAGCTGGAATGCCGACGCCACCAAGGGAATTCCGTTCGGTTCGGTCGTCGCGATCGTGGTCCGCAAGGGCAACCCGAAGGGCATCAAGGACTGGGATGACCTGCTGAAGCCGGGCGTCGAGGTGGTCACCCCGAACCCGTTCAGCTCCGGCTCGGCCAAGTGGAACCTGCTCGCCCCGTACGCCGCCAAGAGCGATGGCGGCAAGAACCCGCAGGCCGGCCTCGATTACCTGAGCCAGCTCATCTCCAAGGAGCATGTGAAGGTCCAGCCGAAGTCCGGTCGCGAGGCCACCGAGACCTTCCTGCAAGGCACCGGTGATGTGCTGCTCAGCTACGAGAACGAGGCGCTCTTCTCCGAGCGCAACGGCGACCCGATCGAGCACGTCGTCCCAGCGACCACGTTCAAGATCGAGAACCCGGTCGCCGTACTGAAGAACAGCAAGAACCTGGAGAAGGCCACCGCCTTCCGCGACTTCCTGTTCACCCCCGAGGGCCAGAAGGCGTGGGCCTCGGCCGGTTTCCGCCCGGTCGACCCGAAGGTAGCCGCCGAGTACGCCAAGGACTTCCCGACCCCGCAGAAGCTGTGGACCATCGCCGACCTCGGTGGCTGGAAGACCGTGGACAAGGAGCTGTTCACCGCGAACACCGGCTCCGTCGCGGTCATCTACGACAAGGCCACCAAGTAG